Proteins encoded in a region of the Pseudomonadota bacterium genome:
- a CDS encoding CBS domain-containing protein yields MAHFEMPVTDYMTRPVETIFRGEKLEEADRALRRSSISALAVTAGDGSLLGAVSIARASREPLLSACLFP; encoded by the coding sequence ATGGCTCACTTCGAGATGCCTGTGACCGACTACATGACGCGGCCGGTCGAGACCATCTTCAGGGGCGAGAAACTCGAGGAGGCCGACCGCGCACTGCGACGCAGCAGTATTTCCGCGCTGGCCGTCACCGCGGGCGATGGCAGCTTGCTTGGCGCCGTGTCGATCGCTCGCGCAAGCAGGGAGCCCTTGCTAAGCGCTTGCTTGTTCCCATGA